From the Neobacillus sp. PS3-34 genome, the window TTGTTCCATCTTTAACTGGATTCTCAGCACTTTTTGCATCAAACAAGAGTGTAGTTGGTGTTAATGGCAGATTGGATTTGCCATCAACAGGAACATCACCAGTTAGTGACAGTGAAATCTTTACAGGTGTTCGGTTCACTACAAATCCAGCTACATCTGTAAAATTGCAGGTGACTGCCCTTACAGCTAGAAACACTAATTTCCTAAGCACTCCATTGGAATATAACATCAGCAATGGAACAACCATTACGACTAAGGATCTATTCGGAGCACTGGATACTGGAACTCCTGGTATCACCATGCAAAATCTGCGCTCTGTATTCCTGAACGATGACATTACCCTAAAGGGTAAGTTGATCAGCGATAATGGTGCGAAGAGCGATGAAATTACAATCGTGATTAATCTTGGAACAGGCACTCCTGTTTCTACATTTACCAATGAGTTCGGCAAAATCACTAAAATGGGACTTGTAGATTCCAAGCACAAAATTGTGGTAGAGGTTAATCCTACTAAAGAGAATACGAGATTAGGAGATATTTACACTGCTCCGACAAAAATTGACTTTGCTCAATTACTACTGGCTTTTGCTTCAAGCTCGATTTTACTGGATTCGGATGTAGTGCCGGCAAACGTTGAAGAGCTTAAGGCAAAAATTGCAGCTTTGATTAATAGCGGCGCATTTAACGATGTCAAACTCGGACAATTAAAAGGCAAAACATTCTCAACCTCTAAATTCACAGTTGAATTTAAATAATAAAGTGTCATAATAATTGGTAGGCACCATCCATTTTTCTGGATGGTGCCTGTCACCTTTAAGGAGGTAATTTCATGAGCATTTTAGTCGCTGGCGGTGCAGGGTATATTGGCTCTCACGCTGTTTATCAATTGATTGAACAGAATTATGACGTTGTCGTTGTGGATAATTTGCAAACAGGGCATCGGGACGCTGTCCACCCGAAAGCGAAATTTTATCAGGGCGATATCAGGGATAAAGTATTTTTGCAGAGCGTATTTAAAAATGAACAGATTGAAGGCGTCATCCATTTTGCAGCGAGTTCTCTTGTTGGCGAATCAATGGCAAAGCCTATACAATATTTCGATAACAATGTGTATGGTACCCAGGTTTTACTTGATGTTATGACAGAATTTGATGTGAAGAAGATTGTCTTTTCTTCAACGGCTGCAACCTATGGCGAACAGAAGGTCATGCCTATTACGGAAGACATGCCGACCATGCCGACCAATACGTACGGCGAGACGAAATTAACGATGGAAAAAATGATGAAATGGTGCGATGCTGCACATGGTACGAAGTTTGTTGCACTGCGCTATTTTAATGTAGCAGGAGCACGGGCCACTGCAGAAGTTGGAGAGGATCATAATCCTGAGACCCATTTGATTCCCGTGGTCCTTCAGGTAGCGTTAGGCCAGCGTGAATACATTTCTGTCTTTGGAGATGACTATCACACCGAGGACGGAACATGTATCCGTGATTATATTCATGTCGAAGATTTAATTGCGGCACATATTCTTGCCCTAAAGTATCTACAAAACGGTGGAGAAAGCAATGTTTTCAACCTTGGCAGCAGCCGTGGCTTCTCTGTAAATGAGATTGTCGCTGCTGTCAGAGAGGTTACAGGCCATCCGATCCCGGCGAAAATGGAAGACCGGAGAGCCGGAGATCCAAGCACATTAATTGCTTCCTCTGAAAAAGCAAAAAGCGTGCTCGGCTGGAACCCAGAGCGGACATCGATTCACCAAATTATTCAGGATGCGTGGAACTGGCATCAAACCCATCCGAATGGCTACGATGATAAATAGCAAGTTTTTATGAGACAGAGAGGTTTTTTACTCTCTGTTTTTTTATGGAGGAAACGGAAGTGAGGTTGGTATTTTTGAAGATTTGGTCGGTAAATGTGGGAAAGTGGTCGGTATTTTCATGAAAGTGGTGGGTATATGGATGATTCCGGTCGGTAAATCATCAAAAATGGTTGGTAAACGAGGGAGAGATTCCAGTTAGATTCGTTATCCAGGTGACTGTAAAGTGTGAAGGTAAGAAGCGTGTGATGGTATGTGGCTGAGTAATAGTTTCAGAGAATCTCCATTTCGGGGATTCTCTTTTTTTCTATAAAAAAAGAACCCGACTGTTAAAAGCCGGGTTCTGCCGTTTAAACTTCATTAACTAGAAAGGTCATTACCGCACTTAATATCGCGGTGATTATGAATAAAGATATATAAAGAAGATATTTATTCCTCTTTTTCTTTTTGAAATATTCTTCCGGTGTAAGCCAATATTTGTTTGACATCAAATGATTCCCCTTTGTTTTTGATGGTAGCTGGCTGACTTTGCTTTTCAGCGGAGGTCCCTTTAGCTTTGCGTCATCACCTTTCAGTGATTTTGCCCTTAATATAAGGCAGACCTGGATACTATTATTATCGAATAATTAACATAATTCATTATGAGTCTATTGTACCAATTTTGTTGATTTTTGTCACTTTGTTACGAAAAAATGAAGGAACACCCATGATTACCATTAATTACTATTTTAAAATACTATCTTTTAACAAGCTTTCCAACTAAAATACATTCTTGGAGAAATCTATTTTCTCATTTTTGATTACGATTTTGGGAGGAAGAACATTGAACAAGATTCATAAGATTTTACTCGCAGCCGTTCTATTACTAGGATTATTTCCAATAACTAGTTCTGCTGCAGCACTAGCACCAGCCGACCTAGCTGCCTTTTTAGAAGAGACGAGCTGGAACGAAAAGGACCTAGATACGTATTTACAGTATTTTTATGATATGAGCATTAATGATTTTGATACCATCGC encodes:
- the galE gene encoding UDP-glucose 4-epimerase GalE, yielding MSILVAGGAGYIGSHAVYQLIEQNYDVVVVDNLQTGHRDAVHPKAKFYQGDIRDKVFLQSVFKNEQIEGVIHFAASSLVGESMAKPIQYFDNNVYGTQVLLDVMTEFDVKKIVFSSTAATYGEQKVMPITEDMPTMPTNTYGETKLTMEKMMKWCDAAHGTKFVALRYFNVAGARATAEVGEDHNPETHLIPVVLQVALGQREYISVFGDDYHTEDGTCIRDYIHVEDLIAAHILALKYLQNGGESNVFNLGSSRGFSVNEIVAAVREVTGHPIPAKMEDRRAGDPSTLIASSEKAKSVLGWNPERTSIHQIIQDAWNWHQTHPNGYDDK